In Euphorbia lathyris chromosome 10, ddEupLath1.1, whole genome shotgun sequence, a single genomic region encodes these proteins:
- the LOC136208340 gene encoding uncharacterized protein, translated as MEMEVVLPLPVPLPLPVAPLDFNFDSNCSSPYITAPSSPQRFGGNLFLTAPPSPSSSSFYRHFNQDASPPSNDADNCSQDFHFLDDHDFEFDFSGQLDRTSLSADELFDGGKIRPLKPPPGYDSSTASPERQRGRERTTSGSKSPNYVHKGSRSVSPLRVSDLILDEEEDNSTHDCKTETSNPKSSYASSFLSAISFSSKGYKKWKLKDLLLFRSASEGRAIGKDQLNKYTVLSKRSQVVEDVKNSSFRSTDSSSVGNSSRRRGRVSAHELHYTANRAVAEEMKRKTVLPYKHGLLGCLGFNHDISKSIGSLTRG; from the coding sequence ATGGAAATGGAAGTTGTACTTCCTCTTCCtgttcctcttcctcttcctgtTGCGCCTCTCGATTTCAATTTCGACAGCAATTGCTCTTCTCCTTACATCACCGCCCCTTCCAGTCCCCAAAGATTCGGCGGCAATCTCTTCCTCACTGCTCCTCCTTCCCCGTCTTCTTCCTCATTCTAcagacacttcaatcaagatgCCTCTCCGCCTTCTAATGATGCAGATAATTGCTCTCAAGACTTCCATTTCCTCGATGATCATGATTTTGAATTCGATTTCAGTGGTCAATTAGATAGAACCTCTTTATCTGCTGATGAATTGTTCGACGGAGGCAAAATCCGGCCACTCAAACCACCGCCTGGTTACGATTCTTCCACCGCCTCTCCTGAAAGACAGCGCGGAAGAGAAAGAACTACCTCCGGTTCAAAATCCCCAAATTATGTACATAAAGGAAGCCGATCTGTATCCCCTTTACGAGTCTCCGATCTCATTCTCGATGAAGAAGAAGACAATTCCACTCATGATTGCAAAACAGAAACGAGCAATCCGAAATCCTCTTACGCGTCTTCTTTCTTATCGGCGATTTCATTTTCATCCAAGGGTTACAAGAAGTGGAAACTCAAGGATTTGCTGCTATTCAGAAGTGCATCGGAGGGGAGAGCAATTGGGAAAGATCAATTGAATAAATATACAGTGTTGTCCAAAAGATCACAAGTAGTAGAGGATGTGAAGAATTCGAGTTTCCGGTCAACGGACAGCAGCAGCGTCGGGAACTCTTCGAGGAGGAGAGGCCGTGTTTCAGCTCATGAATTGCATTATACGGCGAACCGTGCGGTGGCGGAGGAGATGAAAAGGAAGACGGTTTTGCCGTATAAACATGGATTATTAGGTTGCTTGGGGTTCAACCATGATATTTCTAAAAGTATCGGGTCTTTGACACGTGGATAA